GGTAGTTGCATCATAATCAACTTGTGTTgctgatgatgacaaacaaatgaaacttaaatttagaataagaAGAATTAGGCCAtagtggcattgttgagggaagatgaaagaacctctcttcctatgttaattaattaatgtattttaagccactaaagtttaattgctagcataataaaatttgaagaagccaaaagatactaaataaaaggttgcataattaaatatgagattatggcattaaaattaggccaTTATGGCATTGTTGAAGGAAGATGAAAGAGCctctcttcctatgttaattaattgatgtattttaagctactaaagtttaattgctagcataataaaataaatgaatgtttcaaaagatttataattaattattattcatggttacatattgttggatttcaatagaaagaggaagagatattaaaattattaaaattaaacttaggCCCTAGTGGCATtattgagggaagatgaaagaaccaCTCTtcttatgttaattaattgatgtattttaagcaactaaaatttaattgctagcataataaaataaatgaatgtttcaaaagacttataattaattgttattaatggttacatattgttagatttaaatagaaagaggaaagaataatgatgccacaaatcttaaatatttaatgtttatagagtttgaacaagccaaaaggcactaaacaaaagattgaataattaagTATGGGATTGTGACATTAAAATTGGGCTCTAGtagcattgttgagggaagatgaaggaaccttcctttctatattaattaattgatgtattttaagccactaaaatttaattattggcataatgaaacaaataaatgtttcaagacttataattaattattattaatggttacatattgttgaatttaaatggaaagaggaaaagacatgtaatcatttataatctaataattattttctatttttaatattttgtaatgtaattattttttaatttcaaccaatttattagataatagagaatatgagAAGATTAGAAatagtgatgccacatcacctcttgtagttccaactttataaatatactagaaaatagaacagcgcttcacgcggctttgaaaaaagaatttaatattatcattttttcttactttatacttgatgaaactgataaaaaatatgaattgattttttttaaagatgatacagccttataaaaaacaaaaaaaactattaaccagcaatacaaataaagaagcaacgcaagataaagaataaaatgagataatatgttatagagtgattttattcattctaattgtgtgtgtacaaaacaaaaagataagctcttcttttatagttacataatcactccatgaaattaatgaaaaattatagatcataatttcttatgagatagtgggagttatagggaacctaaaggttgctaatgggagatagtggggaaactaagagatatatgttatgaacatctacatttattttaataaattcataccaATCCCtcttggatgttcattacaaaaaatatgcttcatttaaatatttacataattgttattgtgtaataacaatcaaatcaattatgagaagatgaaaagtcaaatctaaaagaaaatgtctctatttattagataatagagaatatataaagatgagaaatgatgATGttacatcacctcctcaagttcCAGctttatatagatatatagatatatatatatatatatatatagattagttgatgtattttaaggcactaaagtttaattgctagcataataaaatttgaaaaagccaaaaggcactcaacaaaaggttgcataattaaatatgagattatagtattaaaattaggccctagtggcattgttgagggaagatgaaagaacctctcttccaatgttaattaattcatgtattttaagtcactaaagtttaattgctagcataataaaataaatgaatgtttcaaaagacttataattaattattattaatagttacatattgttggatttaaatagaaagaggaagaaatatgtacaaagaatatccaccaatattttagatattttaaataatagagaatataaaaagatgaggttgagggaagataaaagaaactctcttcctatgttaattaggtgatgtattttaaggcactaaagtttaattgatagaataataaattttgaagaagccaaaagacactcaacaaaaggttgcataattaaatatgagattatggcattaaaattaggtcttagtggcattgttgagggaaaatgaaagaacctATCTtcttatgttaattaattcatgtattttaagccactaaagtttaattgttagcataataaaataaataaatgtttcaaatacttataattaattattattaatgattacatattgttgaatttaaatagaaagagaaaaaaagtacaaagaatattcatcaatattttagatattttagataatagaaaaaataaaaagatgaggaatgatatatattaataaagttactatttattaaatgagttaaatacaatcaaattaattatgagaagatgaaaagctaaatctaaaaaaaaaattctctatttattagataatagagaatatacaaagaagcaaaatggtGATGCTACATCACCTCCTTAAGTCCTAactttataaatgaaaaaacctctcttcctatgttaattaattcatgtattttaaaccactaaagtttaattgctagcataataaaataaataaatgtttcaaaagacttataattaattattattaatgattacatattgttgaatttaaatagaaagagaaaaaaaagtataaagaATATTcaccaatattttagatattttagataatagaaaatataaaaagatgaggaatgatatatattaataaagttactatttattaaatgagttaaatacaatcaaattaattatgagaagatgaaaaactaaatctaaaaaaaaatctctatttattagataatagagaatatacaaagtaGCAAAATGGTGATGTCACATCACCTCCTTAAGTCctagctttatatatatatatatatatatatatatatatatagatatatatagatagatagatatagatttttaatattttgtaatgtaattattttttaatctcaaccaatatattagataatagaaaataaaaaaagatgagaaataatgatgccacaaatcttaaatatttaatgtttatggagtttgaagaagccaaaaagcactaaacaaaagattgaataattaaatatgagattatgacattaaaattaggctctaatggcattgttgaggaaagatgaaggaacattccttcctatattaattaattgatgtattttaaaccactaaaatttaattatttgcataataaaataaatgaatgtttcaaaacttataattaattattattaatgattacatattgttaaatttaaatagaaagaggaaaagacatgtaatcatttctaatctaatatttattttctattttaatattttgtaatataattattttttaatttcaactaattcattagataatagagaatatgaaataatgagaaatgatgatgccacatcacctcttgtAGTCCCAACTtcatatagatatatatatatatatatatatagatatgtAAAAGAAGGCATTGAACtgaatgtaatattaaaaaaattaaaaaattttaaatacattattctttaaaataaaattgactgTAAATGAAACAAGTTTTAAGGCTGATTTATTACTATGCAATTATGTACGGACAGGATAAGGTTCCAAACAAAGGTggggaaaaaaacaattcCATTAAATTATACTAATATTGTTTCCCCATTTAcccatttattatttcatcCGTTACTATTTCTTCCATTCTCATTTCTCTCTGCTCTGTCTTTCATTATATCAATCAAAAAGATGATAAAATAGTTACAATCCATCTAAATTCTGAACCCAATAACACATAACATGCAATCATCCACCATTACTTTATATCAAACTCCCATTTTCCAGCCAAAATTCAGCAGTTTCCCGCCAAAAAAtaaccaccaccaccagcagCAGCAATTTCTTGTGAGAACCAATTTGCTGATCAGTCCAAAAatggcttcttcttcttcttcactttctGGGTATTTTCCAATTCGTTCACAGAAGGCTGATTCATTGAGCGTTGTCAATGATGAAGCAAATGGCTTTCCCACGTTGATGGATTATGTGGGCAAGGGAGGGCTCAATGTGGGGGATGATTTGGTGGTCCTGCTTACCCATCTTCATTATGCTTGCAAGAGAATTGCAGCTCTTGTGGCTTCGCCTTTCAACTCCAGCCTTGCTAAGCATATGGGTGGTTCAGCTGCTGGTGGGTCTGCTGAGTCCGGCAGGGATGTTGCTAAGCCGCTTGATATAGTCTCCGTAAGTTTGCTGTCCTGTTTTTGTCATAAATAATGCATttatttaatggtaattggtAATTTATAGGGTTAAACTTGGATTGATTGTGTAATTTCCTAGGTCACTAGCAAGTGAGTTCCTGGACTAGTTTTGTAAATCAGGTTCGCCTCACTTAATAGATGCATTTTGGGTTTTAAACCCAAGAACAAATTTGTGATGCGCATTCTGCCTAGAGCAGATGATATCTAAGCCACTTGATGTAGTGTCTGTAAGCTTGTTGTCCTGTTAAAGTGTTAAAAATTTGGATTGATTGAAATGCTTTTCTGTGTGATTTTTCACTTCACTTTTGATGTGGAATTTGGATGGAAAATGTTTATATGTTATTTAGGGTAAGCATTTCATCATTTGAAGCTATAATAACAATCAAGCTGACCCCATTTGACAAGACCAAGTGGCTTTAAGCCTCTTTGTTTATATTCGAGCTACCGCTTCTGTTAACTGTATGGTTGTTGTAGATGAAATCTAAAAAAGCACATCCAGCACACAATTAATGGTGTGTTTCGGATTGAGGTTCTGTGCCTTTTGATTGATCACAGTTACTGTAGAGTGGAATCACTAGCTATCTGGCACAAGAACATTAGCTGAGAGATAAATGTGGACATGGTGTTGTTAGTTTGTtgttttcctttcaaattttagcaGAAAGTTGTGACAAACATGCTGTTAGTCTGTTAGTTACATGTAGAGACACATAGATTTGTGGAGTCTAGGATCAGTGTGTGAACCTTAAGAATGtgattcaatttaatattttgcttGACACCAGTTgcataaaatatgtaaatgtGCGATGCCATTTTCCACAAAAAATGTAGAAAATTTTCTCATTGATTGTGATCTTCTACAGAATGAAATCATATTGTCCTCTCTTCGGAGTTCTGGAAAAGTTGCGGTCATGGCTTCGGAAGAAGATGATTCGCCAATTTGGATAAATGATGATGGCCCATTTGTGGTTGTTACAGATCctcttgatggttctcataaTATAGATGCTTCCATACCCACTGGAACCATATTTGGGGTCTATAATCGCCTTGTGGAGCTAGATCATTTAGCTGACAAAGAGAAGGCACTCCTGAACTCTCTGCAGAGTGGAAGTCGGCTGGTAGCTGCTGGATATGTCCTCTATTCATCAGCCACGATACTCTGTGCTAGCTTTGGGTCAGGAACACATGCATTTACATTAGACCATTCAACAGGGGACTTTGTTCTGACACATCCAAACATAAAGATTCCTCCTCGAGGTGAGATAATAGAACTTCTTAATCTATTTCATATCAAGTCATTATGTTATGAAAGATATTGATCGACATGATTGGGCTATGTGGTCATTGTTTTGTGATCAATTGCAGTTTGTTTGATTTAACTTACAGTGTTAATTTACCATGTCTTATTAAATTGATCTTGTGAGGGAAATTATCAGatctattttttgataaattataatttcttatgGCGCTGTATTCTTGGGGGCCTCAGCTTCCGTACTATGTATCTTTAGTTATTTTGTTGTACAGTAATCTGAATGTTTCACTTCATTAGATAAATTGCATTGGAGTTTCTGACCCATTTATAACTAAGGATGGTTGTTTCACTATTTCAGGGCAAATATACTCTGTAAATGATGCACGGTATTTTGACTGGCCTGAGGGTTTAAGGAAATATATTGATACTGTGAGACAAGGCAAAGGCAAAAACCCTAAGAAATATTCAGCCCGTTATATATGTTCTTTGGTTGCTGATTTCCATCGCACTCTGTTGTATGGCGGAGTGGCAATGAATCCGAGAGACCATCTTCGATTGGTGTATGAGGCAAATCCTCTTAGTTTCCTTGCTGAGCAAGCTGGTGGCAAAGGTTCTAATGGCAAAAGTAGGATTCTTTCAATTCAGCCGGTCCAGGTTCACCAAAGGCTGCCTCTGTTTCTTGGAAGTTCAGAAGACATGGAAGAGTTAGAGAGTTATGGAGATGTTCAACAGAAAGTGAACCCTGGGTATGAAGTTTGATCTATGTTTTGTTTATGCTCATGTTCTTGTTAGTTTCTTCAATGATATTTTTCAAGCAAGACTTAGTGAATGCACAAAATCTTtctggagaaaaagaaaataaactcaGATGCCAGAATTTTCAGAATGCGAAGCATGTACCatatctattaacaataagaGAATCATTTGAAGAACAACCCgaaatttcaacaaatattaatgttCAAAGATCCTGTTTGCTACCTCCTAATCTCGGCCTGCTGTGAGTGTAAAAGtaatatcattaaaagaaTACGTTTGTTGGATCTGCTTAAAAGACTCTGAATCAACGGCACCCTGTCTTTCTGTAAATGCTGGTTCTTTTGGATATGGAAGATCCCTAATTTCACTGTTAAGCATTGATACAACAGTTGACATGTTAGGTCGATCCTTAACCAATTCTTGCACACACAACAATCCCACATGTATGCATCTTATGATCATATCCAACTGAAAGCTTGATTCGGATAAAAACGGATCAACCAAAGCcagtattttgttttcattccACAATTTCCAGGCCTGGAAAGACAAAACATTAATTAGTACGTATCTTAAGTATTAATAGGTAGCCAAAGAGAGAGTTGAGTTTGGTGGACATACATAGCCTAGAATTGTCAAGTCATCCTCAAAAAAACTTGTGTTCTTTCTTCCACTAACAATCTCTAATAACAATACTCCAAAGCTAAAGACATCTGATTTCTCAGAGAATCGGCCTTCCATTGCATATTCAGGAGACATGTATCCGCTGCATTTCATTGTCCAACACACATCTAGATTATGTAATAGATCATTTGATCAAGCTGAAACAATGAATTCAAAGCTGGCAAAACTACTTACAATGTCCCAACAACTCTCCCAGTGTCCGCTTGATCTTGATTGCCTCCGAAAATCTTTGCCATGCCAAAGTCCGAAATTTTTGGATTTAGTTCTTCATCCAACAAGATATTACTTGCCTTCAAATCTCTATGAATAATGCGCAATCTAGAATCCCTGTGAAGGTAAAGTAGACCTCGACTAATTCCTTCAATGATGTTGAAGCGCTTTCTCCAGTCTAAACGTTCTTTTTTGAGTGGATCTACATGTATTGCAATTGCAAAAGATGATTAaggaggagaaaaaaaaatgctaattCACAGAACATTTTAAGCGAACGAAATGGCAAAAACTAACCAAATAGCAAAGCATCCAAACTTCTATTCGGCATGTATTCATAAATCAGCATCTTTTCTTCACCTTCAACACAGCATCCAAGAAGTCTAACAAGGTTTCGATGCTGTAGTTTAGAAATTACCATAACCTCGTTCATAAATTCTTCTAATCCTTGACCGGATGCTTTGGATAGTCTTTTCACAGCTATTTCTTGTCCATCTTTCAATCTTCCCTGTAGAATtaataaactcaaatcaataACTTATGTATTATATTGAACAACTAGTTAAGCTGCAAGGAGAATTGATCAATGAACCATTACCCAGTACACTGGTCCAAAACCACCCTGCCCAAGTTTACTGCTTAACTGGAAGTTGTTAGTTGCAGTTGCTAGCTCCTCAAATTGGAATAGTGGTAAATCCTGTAGCTTGACCGTGTTCACATTTGTGGCTGATAATTTTGCAATTACTTCTGCTAATCAAGTTGTAGCTTTAGATAATTAAGatgcataaattaaaattttcacttgCCAGTTAGTCCATCAGCTAAAATTCATTAGCACATTACCTTTACGTTTAGCTATCCACCTCCACAAAAAAAGTGTACAGATTGCAAGGGCAAACATTCCTTTAATCAACGGTGATACGAAGACATCTTTCTTGCCTTTTTCATCTGCAGATAAGTCCATTAGCTAAAAATTGTCATGATCACTCGGCTCATTGTGATTTGAAGCACACAGCATAGCGAGAGAACTAATAGGCAACATTAAACTTACCAACATCTGAATTTGCCACACGGATATAAAGATCTGTCCCTTCAAAGGGTAATCTCTGAATGTCAATTAAGTTGATGCTCCTCCATACCATGCAACCAATGCCACCATCAAAAGCATACGCTATGCAGGAGCAATTTTTCAAGCACTGGTCTCTACATTCGTCTTCGGTAGCAGGTGACGTCCACTCTGTGAAGTCAGGCACCTTCATCTTGTTTAGCTTCAAAAAACCATCTTCTTTGCCAACTTTACCAGTTATGTTTCTCCTTTCACACTGCATTTTACTCCTTCGGATGCAACCACTAGTCCAGTTTCCTCTGTTCCATTCCTCTGCGTTCTTCGGCTCAAACCCTTCCAAACAGCTGCAAATTGGCTTTTCCTGCGAATTACAAATTCCAAATGCCCCACACTTTCCGTAAACATCGCACTCAGTTCTCAGGTTCAAGAAGCCAACCTCCCAATTATCCTTccatttgatccaaaatctttCTTCCAGAATTCCTTGTGCAGTCAAGGCGAAAAACGTCCAATCATTTGCAAACCCAAAAGTGTAGTTGTGTCTAAAAAGGTAAACAGACTTCAATTCAGGAATTCCAATAAAGATCTGACCGTTCCAGGGACCACTCCGCCAATAGGGGCGGCTATCATTCCAGACGAATATTTCAGGAATGTTTTGATGAATAAGGCCAGCTGAGAAGCTTCCAGTAGATGGATCAGAAAGGCTTTTCCATGATGTCAACTGCACTTTCTTGCCCGTTCTTTGATCGATTCTATGGTGCATCCCGGGCAAGAATGAATCAGTAGGTTCTTGGAAACTCTCCCATACGATAACTCTATTGATGTTGTCACGTAGGACAAGATTTCCAGAATCTAGAAGCTGAGCACTTGTACTATTATTGACTAAATTCGAAACGTTTGATGACCAAAGAACCTCTTTCTGTCCATTTACAAGGACAAGGTTGCCATCCTCGGATATGGTAATAATCCCGGAGGAATCTTTGAGAGGGTTGTCTCTGTTAGCAACCCATATGACAGCTTTTTCAGATGGCATGTCGTACCAAATACCCATATAGCGATAGGGAGAATCGGCAGGATTAAAAAACCCCAGCTTGAAGTTACTGCCATTTGACAAAATGGCGTCAGGATCTCTGATGAGCTGAGAAGATGTGATGCTGCTGTCTATAGCAACGGCGAAAtctaaacaaaaacaagataaCAAGATAATAAGAAGGGCTATTGGAATCATTCTTGTGCTTGCAAGTTCCTTAaaattgaacttattgctttctgTTGACTAACGAGAGTGAACGCAATAAATTGCGAGTTCTGAACACATTGACTTGAGTCTGCGGCCGGAATCTAAACAACCATGgtttccaaataaaaatattcacttTCATTGTTTCTTGGCTGGTAGAAGTTGCCTGGAAAAGAGGGCACGTTGTGGTGAAAAATCTGTCCAACGACTAGGTGTTACGGAAAGACTTTGAATGCTAAGAGTCATTTCACTCTTCTTCAGCTTTTAATCCACTAAATGATG
This window of the Citrus sinensis cultivar Valencia sweet orange chromosome 8, DVS_A1.0, whole genome shotgun sequence genome carries:
- the LOC102626972 gene encoding G-type lectin S-receptor-like serine/threonine-protein kinase At1g11300 isoform X2, yielding MIPIALLIILLSCFCLDFAVAIDSSITSSQLIRDPDAILSNGSNFKLGFFNPADSPYRYMGIWYDMPSEKAVIWVANRDNPLKDSSGIITISEDGNLVLVNGQKEVLWSSNVSNLVNNSTSAQLLDSGNLVLRDNINRVIVWESFQEPTDSFLPGMHHRIDQRTGKKVQLTSWKSLSDPSTGSFSAGLIHQNIPEIFVWNDSRPYWRSGPWNGQIFIGIPELKSVYLFRHNYTFGFANDWTFFALTAQGILEERFWIKWKDNWEVGFLNLRTECDVYGKCGAFGICNSQEKPICSCLEGFEPKNAEEWNRGNWTSGCIRRSKMQCERRNITGKVGKEDGFLKLNKMKVPDFTEWTSPATEDECRDQCLKNCSCIAYAFDGGIGCMVWRSINLIDIQRLPFEGTDLYIRVANSDVDEKGKKDVFVSPLIKGMFALAICTLFLWRWIAKRKEVIAKLSATNVNTVKLQDLPLFQFEELATATNNFQLSSKLGQGGFGPVYWGRLKDGQEIAVKRLSKASGQGLEEFMNEVMVISKLQHRNLVRLLGCCVEGEEKMLIYEYMPNRSLDALLFDPLKKERLDWRKRFNIIEGISRGLLYLHRDSRLRIIHRDLKASNILLDEELNPKISDFGMAKIFGGNQDQADTGRVVGTFGYMSPEYAMEGRFSEKSDVFSFGVLLLEIVSGRKNTSFFEDDLTILGYAWKLWNENKILALVDPFLSESSFQLDMIIRCIHVGLLCVQELVKDRPNMSTVVSMLNSEIRDLPYPKEPAFTERQGAVDSESFKQIQQTYSFNDITFTLTAGRD
- the LOC102626972 gene encoding G-type lectin S-receptor-like serine/threonine-protein kinase At1g11300 isoform X1, with translation MIPIALLIILLSCFCLDFAVAIDSSITSSQLIRDPDAILSNGSNFKLGFFNPADSPYRYMGIWYDMPSEKAVIWVANRDNPLKDSSGIITISEDGNLVLVNGQKEVLWSSNVSNLVNNSTSAQLLDSGNLVLRDNINRVIVWESFQEPTDSFLPGMHHRIDQRTGKKVQLTSWKSLSDPSTGSFSAGLIHQNIPEIFVWNDSRPYWRSGPWNGQIFIGIPELKSVYLFRHNYTFGFANDWTFFALTAQGILEERFWIKWKDNWEVGFLNLRTECDVYGKCGAFGICNSQEKPICSCLEGFEPKNAEEWNRGNWTSGCIRRSKMQCERRNITGKVGKEDGFLKLNKMKVPDFTEWTSPATEDECRDQCLKNCSCIAYAFDGGIGCMVWRSINLIDIQRLPFEGTDLYIRVANSDVDEKGKKDVFVSPLIKGMFALAICTLFLWRWIAKRKAEVIAKLSATNVNTVKLQDLPLFQFEELATATNNFQLSSKLGQGGFGPVYWGRLKDGQEIAVKRLSKASGQGLEEFMNEVMVISKLQHRNLVRLLGCCVEGEEKMLIYEYMPNRSLDALLFDPLKKERLDWRKRFNIIEGISRGLLYLHRDSRLRIIHRDLKASNILLDEELNPKISDFGMAKIFGGNQDQADTGRVVGTFGYMSPEYAMEGRFSEKSDVFSFGVLLLEIVSGRKNTSFFEDDLTILGYAWKLWNENKILALVDPFLSESSFQLDMIIRCIHVGLLCVQELVKDRPNMSTVVSMLNSEIRDLPYPKEPAFTERQGAVDSESFKQIQQTYSFNDITFTLTAGRD
- the LOC102626679 gene encoding uncharacterized protein LOC102626679 gives rise to the protein MQSSTITLYQTPIFQPKFSSFPPKNNHHHQQQQFLVRTNLLISPKMASSSSSLSGYFPIRSQKADSLSVVNDEANGFPTLMDYVGKGGLNVGDDLVVLLTHLHYACKRIAALVASPFNSSLAKHMGGSAAGGSAESGRDVAKPLDIVSNEIILSSLRSSGKVAVMASEEDDSPIWINDDGPFVVVTDPLDGSHNIDASIPTGTIFGVYNRLVELDHLADKEKALLNSLQSGSRLVAAGYVLYSSATILCASFGSGTHAFTLDHSTGDFVLTHPNIKIPPRGQIYSVNDARYFDWPEGLRKYIDTVRQGKGKNPKKYSARYICSLVADFHRTLLYGGVAMNPRDHLRLVYEANPLSFLAEQAGGKGSNGKSRILSIQPVQVHQRLPLFLGSSEDMEELESYGDVQQKVNPGYEV